One Bacillaceae bacterium S4-13-56 genomic window carries:
- a CDS encoding acetyl-CoA hydrolase/transferase C-terminal domain-containing protein — protein sequence MGITTENRSVEALYKSKVVTVDEALQHIKSNDHVVSALAAAEPRDILSTLHTIAERVKNVKVSTCLPVLDYDYFSLPGYEDSFLMEGWFYTATMRKVHKEGRVSYIPNHLHLAGTKRLFHRPVNVFVGTASPMDQHGFLSLSLSCTYERKMVENADVVILEVNPNMPRTFGDTTVHINEIDYIVESNYEVPEFPSPPPSEKDEKIGKFIADLIEDGSTVQLGIGGIPNAVAAQLMQKKDLGIHTEMLTDGMVDLFHAGVITGNKKTLLPGRMVATFALGTKKLYDFINDNPGVVINDGSWVNDPYTISQNHKMVSINTSIEIDLTGQCCSETIGHTQFSGTGGQADTAIGAQMSPGGKSFIALYSTARVRVPGSDERKVVSKIVPRLAQGAAVTLTRNDVDYVVTEYGVAALRGTTVRERVERLINIAHPDFRDQLRKEAQELHLW from the coding sequence ATGGGGATTACAACAGAAAACAGGAGTGTAGAAGCTCTTTACAAAAGTAAGGTTGTCACAGTAGACGAAGCTCTTCAGCATATTAAATCGAATGACCATGTCGTTTCTGCATTAGCGGCAGCAGAGCCTAGAGATATTCTATCTACACTTCATACTATTGCTGAACGAGTAAAAAATGTGAAGGTATCTACTTGTCTACCTGTTTTAGACTATGATTATTTTAGTCTTCCTGGCTATGAAGATAGCTTTTTGATGGAAGGTTGGTTTTATACAGCCACAATGAGAAAGGTTCATAAGGAAGGTCGAGTGTCTTACATTCCTAACCATTTGCATCTGGCAGGTACTAAACGTTTATTCCATCGACCAGTTAATGTCTTTGTTGGGACGGCGTCACCGATGGACCAGCATGGCTTTTTATCTTTGTCTTTAAGCTGTACGTACGAACGAAAAATGGTTGAAAATGCTGATGTGGTTATTTTAGAGGTGAACCCAAATATGCCTCGGACTTTCGGAGATACTACGGTTCATATCAATGAAATAGATTATATAGTGGAGTCGAATTATGAAGTACCTGAGTTCCCATCTCCTCCTCCCTCTGAAAAGGATGAAAAGATCGGGAAATTTATCGCAGATCTAATTGAAGATGGCTCTACAGTACAGCTTGGTATTGGTGGTATTCCTAATGCGGTAGCCGCTCAGTTAATGCAAAAAAAAGACCTTGGGATTCATACAGAAATGTTAACTGATGGTATGGTAGATTTATTTCATGCAGGTGTCATCACAGGCAATAAGAAGACGTTGTTGCCAGGACGGATGGTAGCTACTTTTGCTCTTGGTACAAAGAAATTATATGATTTTATTAATGATAACCCAGGTGTTGTTATTAATGATGGAAGTTGGGTCAATGATCCTTATACGATTAGTCAAAACCATAAAATGGTGTCCATTAACACCTCGATCGAAATCGATTTAACAGGACAATGCTGTTCAGAAACCATTGGTCATACCCAATTTAGTGGAACCGGTGGTCAGGCTGACACAGCCATTGGTGCACAAATGTCACCAGGAGGAAAGTCCTTTATTGCTTTGTACTCTACTGCTAGAGTTCGTGTTCCTGGATCTGATGAGAGAAAAGTAGTTTCTAAGATCGTGCCTCGCCTGGCGCAGGGAGCAGCAGTTACCCTAACACGAAATGATGTCGACTATGTTGTTACCGAATACGGCGTAGCCGCTTTACGAGGAACCACAGTTCGCGAACGAGTTGAACGACTCATCAACATCGCACACCCAGACTTCCGCGACCAACTACGAAAAGAAGCACAAGAACTCCATTTGTGGTAA
- a CDS encoding 3-oxoacyl-ACP synthase has protein sequence MSTKPSVGIVGTGIYIPEKKMTAKEISEATKGVWTEEAIRTKLGINQIAVPGENDGTQEMGVLAGLDALKNTNMDPTEIDLILSVGEEWKEYPLTTTAIYIQEKIGAINAWGIDLQQRCCTTVAAMKIAKDMMIADDDIQTVMIVGGYRNGDFVDFTDKAMSMMYNLAAGAGAIILKKNFGRNELLGTHVITDGTMARDAGVEFGGTEKPIKKDNLDEAYKSLRLFDEKHMKDRLNEVSMNNWMYCIDRAFEKSGIAKSELGYLDVLHFKYSMHKFMVEQLGLTEDQTIYLKDYGHTGQIDQILSLHLALQEGKVKDGTVLSMISAGIGYAWAANVIKWGPIEE, from the coding sequence ATGAGCACAAAACCAAGTGTGGGTATTGTTGGAACGGGGATTTATATTCCTGAAAAGAAAATGACTGCCAAAGAAATTTCAGAGGCCACCAAAGGAGTTTGGACAGAGGAGGCCATACGTACGAAGTTGGGGATTAATCAGATTGCTGTTCCAGGTGAAAATGACGGGACACAGGAAATGGGTGTTCTTGCAGGATTAGATGCGTTAAAGAATACGAATATGGATCCCACAGAAATTGATTTAATCCTGAGTGTTGGGGAAGAGTGGAAGGAATATCCTTTAACAACGACAGCTATCTATATTCAAGAAAAAATAGGAGCTATAAATGCTTGGGGAATCGACTTACAACAACGGTGCTGTACAACAGTAGCTGCTATGAAAATAGCAAAAGATATGATGATTGCAGATGACGATATTCAAACAGTCATGATTGTTGGTGGTTATCGTAATGGTGATTTTGTTGATTTTACAGACAAGGCCATGTCTATGATGTATAACCTTGCAGCTGGTGCAGGGGCCATTATTTTAAAGAAAAACTTTGGTCGAAACGAACTACTTGGTACTCATGTCATCACTGACGGTACAATGGCCCGTGATGCAGGAGTGGAATTTGGTGGTACAGAAAAGCCGATTAAAAAAGATAATCTGGATGAGGCATATAAATCACTACGCTTATTCGATGAAAAGCATATGAAGGATCGCCTAAATGAGGTTTCGATGAACAATTGGATGTATTGTATTGATCGTGCTTTCGAAAAATCAGGAATCGCCAAAAGTGAATTAGGCTATCTGGATGTCCTTCATTTTAAATATAGCATGCACAAATTTATGGTAGAGCAGCTTGGATTAACGGAAGACCAAACGATCTATCTAAAAGACTATGGACACACAGGTCAAATTGATCAAATTTTATCTCTTCATTTGGCATTACAGGAAGGAAAAGTAAAGGACGGAACCGTTCTTTCTATGATTTCCGCAGGTATTGGCTATGCGTGGGCAGCCAATGTCATCAAATGGGGCCCGATTGAAGAGTGA
- a CDS encoding methyl-accepting chemotaxis protein, with translation MDKTLQSFVTVAPYINELTSSDFAISVTDLEKCICYIPGKKINHRIEEGTPHVKSSLTYQCTKEKRKMMKQIDKEVFGFPYISIAMPIFNSNHEIVGAVSFNESVDRQNTLFEIANSLHDAMEQLTQSTNTISESMNEVMLLGDQLKMIEEDSKAKVEETNKVVHFISHVSSQSNLLGLNAAIEAARVGEQGKGFGVVAKEVRKLAATTEDYVKKVTEILNELKLSTQQMNEKIDEMVQSSSVQASSIQEVHSFTEEVFAMVDHLRQQSQLLSSEE, from the coding sequence ATGGATAAGACGTTACAAAGCTTTGTGACCGTGGCTCCCTATATCAATGAGTTAACGAGCTCTGATTTTGCCATATCCGTAACAGACTTGGAAAAATGCATTTGTTATATACCAGGGAAAAAAATAAATCATCGAATTGAAGAAGGTACTCCCCATGTGAAATCATCATTAACCTATCAGTGTACTAAGGAAAAAAGAAAGATGATGAAGCAAATTGATAAAGAAGTATTTGGGTTTCCTTATATTTCAATAGCCATGCCCATTTTTAATTCGAATCATGAAATTGTTGGAGCAGTATCTTTTAATGAATCTGTTGATCGCCAAAACACTCTGTTTGAGATTGCGAATAGTCTTCACGATGCTATGGAGCAACTGACACAATCAACAAATACCATTTCTGAAAGTATGAACGAAGTGATGTTGCTTGGTGATCAGTTGAAAATGATTGAAGAAGATTCCAAGGCAAAAGTGGAAGAAACGAATAAGGTTGTTCACTTTATTAGCCATGTTTCGAGTCAATCGAATTTATTAGGACTTAATGCAGCTATTGAAGCTGCAAGAGTCGGTGAACAGGGAAAAGGATTTGGTGTTGTGGCAAAAGAGGTTCGAAAATTAGCTGCAACTACAGAGGATTATGTTAAAAAGGTGACAGAAATTTTAAATGAATTAAAGCTTTCAACGCAACAAATGAATGAAAAAATCGACGAGATGGTTCAATCCTCATCGGTTCAAGCGAGCTCGATACAGGAGGTTCATAGTTTTACAGAGGAAGTTTTTGCCATGGTCGACCATCTACGTCAACAATCGCAGCTCTTAAGTTCAGAGGAATAG
- a CDS encoding alpha/beta fold hydrolase: MKVNVNGIELYYELHGEGEPLLLLEGLGYASWMWYRQVKELSEHFQVIVLDNRGVGYSDKPDEEYTIELFADDAAAVLTELGIKKAHVLGVSMGGFIAQQFAIKYPHRVDKLILCSTSFGGPNSIPIPPETLQVMLKGGGEESTEEDARSATSLALNLDTKEEKEDVLDWIMDGKKNIPQPKYAYQRQLMAGASFNGEDWTSSIKAETLILAGRGDRVVPYQNGEMLHEKISSSKFEIIENAGHVFFMEQPEVTNQLIIDFLSDKTDSTVS, encoded by the coding sequence ATGAAAGTGAATGTGAATGGTATAGAACTTTATTATGAATTACATGGAGAAGGCGAGCCTTTATTGTTATTAGAAGGTTTAGGGTATGCGAGCTGGATGTGGTATCGACAAGTAAAGGAATTATCTGAGCACTTTCAAGTTATTGTTCTTGATAACCGTGGAGTTGGATATTCAGATAAGCCTGATGAAGAGTACACAATAGAGTTATTTGCAGATGACGCGGCAGCTGTTTTAACAGAGTTGGGCATTAAGAAAGCTCATGTTTTAGGTGTATCCATGGGTGGCTTTATTGCTCAACAGTTTGCAATCAAATATCCCCATAGGGTAGATAAATTAATTTTATGTAGTACGTCTTTTGGAGGTCCAAACTCCATTCCTATTCCACCGGAAACACTTCAGGTCATGCTAAAAGGTGGTGGTGAGGAATCGACGGAAGAGGATGCTCGCTCTGCAACTTCACTAGCTCTTAACCTAGATACGAAAGAGGAAAAGGAAGATGTCCTCGATTGGATTATGGATGGAAAGAAAAATATTCCTCAGCCTAAATATGCATACCAACGACAGTTAATGGCAGGGGCATCCTTTAATGGAGAGGACTGGACATCATCGATTAAAGCAGAAACTCTCATATTAGCTGGACGAGGAGACAGAGTGGTTCCTTATCAAAATGGGGAAATGCTCCATGAAAAAATTTCTAGTTCTAAGTTTGAAATCATTGAGAATGCTGGGCATGTTTTCTTTATGGAACAGCCAGAGGTTACGAACCAGCTAATCATAGACTTTTTATCAGATAAAACAGATTCGACAGTGTCGTAG
- a CDS encoding ABC transporter substrate-binding protein: protein MKKILVLIFMMILAVGLVACGDDETSGNTENNTGNDAGNNTENNAGDDATNDDVEEVELAQGVTDSTVTVGSIGAQSGPFAAIGTPYYGGMEAYFDMINEQGGVNGRTIELIKKDDEFAPDKAVAAMEELVYDEEVFAIVGQLGTPGVMATITTVQEEGIPSVYFGTGAKQLTEAGENFFPVQPNYYYEGKLMSKFAVEELGAENIVIIYRNDDVGKDGLEGFKEGLTALGKGSISEELAVNGTDTDFTVQIQKAKAANPDAVILYGLLAETSGLLKEIEKVDFNVDMITTYSNADASFLALASQGAPNVIKNLHVMGWVDATEEGMAPLVDAMAKYSPDAPVNAYTIAGWVAAETFVAGLKATGDNLSWEGFIEAMNGLTFTEGLAPDISYVDGKREGVTKMAMSKVVQDDSGAYIFEQETDFIEFE from the coding sequence CGGTAATGATGCGGGGAATAACACAGAGAATAACGCAGGGGACGATGCTACGAATGATGATGTTGAAGAAGTAGAACTAGCTCAAGGTGTCACTGACTCAACCGTTACTGTAGGATCAATTGGTGCACAATCAGGTCCTTTCGCTGCCATTGGTACTCCTTACTATGGTGGTATGGAAGCTTACTTTGACATGATTAATGAACAAGGTGGAGTGAATGGTCGCACAATCGAACTTATTAAGAAAGATGATGAATTTGCTCCTGACAAAGCAGTAGCTGCTATGGAAGAGCTTGTGTATGACGAAGAAGTATTTGCCATTGTTGGTCAATTAGGAACTCCAGGTGTAATGGCAACTATAACTACAGTACAAGAAGAAGGTATTCCATCTGTATACTTCGGCACAGGTGCCAAGCAACTAACAGAAGCTGGAGAAAACTTCTTCCCAGTTCAACCTAACTACTACTATGAAGGTAAATTAATGTCAAAATTCGCAGTAGAAGAATTAGGTGCTGAAAATATTGTTATTATCTATCGTAATGATGATGTAGGGAAAGACGGATTGGAAGGTTTTAAAGAAGGTTTAACTGCGTTAGGAAAAGGGTCTATCTCTGAAGAGCTTGCTGTAAATGGGACTGATACTGACTTTACTGTTCAAATCCAAAAGGCAAAAGCTGCTAACCCAGACGCTGTAATCCTTTATGGTCTATTAGCAGAAACTTCTGGACTATTAAAAGAAATTGAAAAAGTAGACTTCAATGTAGATATGATTACTACTTACTCTAATGCTGATGCTTCTTTCTTAGCACTAGCTTCTCAAGGTGCTCCTAATGTTATTAAGAATCTTCACGTTATGGGTTGGGTTGACGCTACAGAAGAAGGAATGGCTCCACTTGTAGATGCTATGGCAAAATATTCTCCAGATGCACCAGTGAATGCTTATACTATCGCAGGTTGGGTTGCCGCTGAAACATTTGTAGCCGGTTTAAAAGCTACCGGAGATAATCTTTCTTGGGAAGGATTTATTGAAGCTATGAATGGATTAACCTTCACTGAAGGTCTTGCTCCAGATATCTCTTATGTAGATGGTAAGCGTGAAGGTGTTACTAAGATGGCTATGAGCAAAGTCGTCCAAGACGATTCAGGTGCGTATATCTTTGAACAAGAAACTGACTTTATTGAGTTCGAATAA